A segment of the Oxyura jamaicensis isolate SHBP4307 breed ruddy duck chromosome 3 unlocalized genomic scaffold, BPBGC_Ojam_1.0 oxy3_random_OJ101377, whole genome shotgun sequence genome:
GGCAGTGTTTTTTACTTCCAAGTGGGAATTACGGGTTTGTAAGCAAATGAGGTTTCACTGTGCTGCAGATGTGGCTTTCTGTGTCTCTTGGGGAAAAGACATGGACAGACTGGCAGCCATGCTATATAATGGTATTCTAGGGAGAGCAATGCCCTCATTATAGCAGGGTTAGGTGTCATAATGCTACTTCAAAAATCAGTAATTGATTTGTgaatcaaatgtttttaatgtgagCTGACAACACGCTCTGTGTTGTAATCTAACTTTTATCCCGTTGACATTTTTTCCTAGGACTGCTGTTTGATAGTGTATCATCCATATAGACCTTTGCTCCAATATGTGCAAGATATGGGCCAAGAAGACATGCTGCTACCTCTTGCATGGTAATGCAGACAGTGATTAATAATAGTGCCTCCTTTCAGCAAGAAAGCAAGTGGTTAACAGTTATGCCTCAGAGGTGGTTAAGCAATAGCAGGCTTAATATTACAGAGGGTACCCAGAGGGTACCCTTAATATTACAGAGGGTACCCTAGTTACGCTCTGCAGGTATATGTTACTGGATTAAATTATCATCTTTGGTATCTCTTAACTCTCTCTAAtggttttaaattgaaatggtctagtttttattattaagcTAGTTCTAATAGCAGTTTTTTACACTACTGCGTGGTGACTATGAGtagacaacttttttttgttaacGTCTGCTTTTGGTAGAAGTAAGCTGTTTCTTAGCTAGGTTAAGCAGAACTCCTGAAATACTTTAACTGTTTCTCAAATACAGATAGGTGATAAATATTGCCTTTATGTTTGCCTTAACTCGCTTATTTGTGAAATAGGGATAATGATTTTATGGTATATGTGAACACGCTCTGCAGAATGACATTTGTGATTTTATAACGTAGTGCTTCCAAATAAATTTCTGCTGTGGTTACAAGGaaactgacaaaatattttaaaactgacaaCAGTTTATGAATCACATAGTGTAAAGGTgaatttttgctctgttttgcaCAGGAGGATAGTGAATGACACATATAGAACTGATCTTTGTCTGCTGTACCCTCCTTTCATGATAGCTCTAGGTAAGTAATACAAGCAACATCTCTGTTGTGTTTAAATGGATGTCTCCTGTATGCTGTTTCATAACAAGCATTCCTTAGAATGCCCTCATAAGCTTCTCCAGTCTGTATTTTGTACAGTAGTGACAGTGTAGTTTTGCAACTTAGAAAGTCTTGAAGAAAAATTGGATAATTAATCAAGAGTCTTCTCTGTTGAAAACTGGATGAGGttgtttgcagagaaaatgaagaaccCTGAACTCCATAGTATTTTGCCTGGCATACGATGTTTCTAAATGTTTTGAGTGGATTTTTGTTCAATATCCATGTCACCTGATCTTTGCAGCTTGCCTACATGTGGCCTGTGTTGTCCAGCAGAAGGATGCAAGGCAATGGTTTGCTGAGCTATCCGTGGATATGGAAAAGGTATTCTTTTTACCTCCTGCCACCAGTTATGGACTGATCAGATATGTTAGCTGTGGTTATAAACCGGTCTTGCATGTGTGTGATACTGACTTGAACTTCATTCAGCGATCATGTTACGCACTGTTGAAATTAGGTAGGAGAGAAAAGAGCTCAGGCCGTTCAGTTATCACCCTGCCCTGAAAGTCAAGACTGAAACACTGCATAATGACCaagtgctgctggtggtgccatttttcagactgaaatataaaaccaatatcccatgcattttttttccagaaaaaaagatttcctaGTTTTTATCATTCAACCTTGAGTGATactctaattttaaaattctaatgCATGTAATTTTCTGATTCACCTTTCAGCATCTTGCCTACATGTTGTTCTTATTTGCTCCCTATcaatatatgtataaaacaCTCTTGACACTTCCAGGATGACAGGGACTATGACTTTAGTCAATGTTAAACGAGGGCATGCCAAGATTATTCAGATAATTTTCCTGCTATTGCAAATTTCATGTCAAATAATCCACTTCATAAATTTATCAGACTTTAAGGTGCAGTTGTTCTGATACCAATAATATTCTTCAACTTAACTAGTTCCTTTTGCCTTTGGTTGACGTCCGAGTACATTCATCCCTCTGTAACCTGTATTTAGCTCAGGCAAGCAAGCTATGCTCACATTCATTCCCCTATCACACTGTGTCATTCTGCACATCTTTTTCAGTCTGAGTTTACCTTTTTTGAACTTGAGTGTCCCAAATGGAATAGAGTATTTCAGATAAGACTAACCATTGCCCTCTGTGCCCTCAGTATTACACTTTATCCCACTGATGAGATCCTGGAATTGTATTTGTATTCCAGAATGTGTCTTCAAATATAAGCAGTGTGGATGCTATGCTGAATCAAGATCTCTGAATTACAACTGTCATGCATGCAAAAGCAGAGTGGTAATAGATTGGCAGCACAGGAGAAACTACCTGTATTTGACAGATCAGGTTACCATAAGCTTGATGTTAAACATGTTGGAATGTTTAAATGTCCCTGTTCTCATACCAgtgatacattttttatttttttttaacattaacaCATCAGGGACCTCTTAGCTAACTGTAACTTTTGTTTCAAGGATAGATAGTGACCTAGCATTTAATCAAACTCCATGaattagaaagaagaaagtctACTCTATTAATTCAGTGAATGGTGAAACAAATCATGAACCAAGTATTACCACCTTTTGTGCAGCATAGTGCATTAGAAGTTTAGTAGGAAATTAATATAGCTGAGGTGCAGTAGATAGAAAACTTCAACACTGGTAGAGAATATTTATGCTTCTGGAAACAGAATATGAAAACTCagtaattcttattttaaaatacttagaTACTTCTTGGCTCAATTTTTGGAAGTAAGGAACTTAGACCaatgttgttgcttttttttttttattattattatttacactGTGCCTCTGATACATGTAGATGGTCATTAGATTCTTAACTGGTAATCTGTGGTTATCCAGCTTCAGTCGCGCTGCCAGGTGTCCGTATTTTCCCGGAGGCACAAAGTATAAGCTGTAGCagtggaaacaaataaaaaagcattcagCTCTTGGGGCTGAAGTGGACAATACagtggaaggaaaatggaatgGGAAGGAGTGAAAGCATTGAGGCTTCCATTCACAATTAAACCAAAAACTATTTACAGAAATCGTTGTTTGCCAGACTGGGTTGTATGTGAGACAGGCCTATTTCTGATatgaaatttgcatttcttaaattaaGTCTGGGACGTAGTTAATTAAATACACACTTAAACTGACTATGATAAATACTGTCTGAccttaaaatctattttctttcaaatcagaTTTTAGAAATAATCAGGGTTATTCTGAAACTGTATGAGCAGTGGAAGAACTTCGATGAGAGGAAAGAGATGGCTTCTATTCTTAGTAAAATGCCTAAACCAAAACCACCTCCAAACAGGTACTGTACTTCCACATACTGCACTTAATGTCCCTTCCATACGGA
Coding sequences within it:
- the LOC118157128 gene encoding cyclin-C isoform X2, with translation MALGEHLKLRQQVIATATVYFKRFYARYSLKSIDPVLMAPTCVFLASKVEEFGVVSNTRLISAATSVLKTRFSYAFPKEFPYRMNHILECEFYLLELMDCCLIVYHPYRPLLQYVQDMGQEDMLLPLAWRIVNDTYRTDLCLLYPPFMIALACLHVACVVQQKDARQWFAELSVDMEKILEIIRVILKLYEQWKNFDERKEMASILSKMPKPKPPPNSEGEQGPNGSQNSSYSQS
- the LOC118157128 gene encoding cyclin-C isoform X3; this encodes MAPTCVFLASKVEEFGVVSNTRLISAATSVLKTRFSYAFPKEFPYRMNHILECEFYLLELMDCCLIVYHPYRPLLQYVQDMGQEDMLLPLAWRIVNDTYRTDLCLLYPPFMIALACLHVACVVQQKDARQWFAELSVDMEKILEIIRVILKLYEQWKNFDERKEMASILSKMPKPKPPPNSEGEQGPNGSQNSSYSQS